A single region of the Jaculus jaculus isolate mJacJac1 chromosome 15, mJacJac1.mat.Y.cur, whole genome shotgun sequence genome encodes:
- the LOC123455109 gene encoding protein GOLM2-like, translating to MRQTINKWDLMKLQSHCTLKEAISSSSRGPRGPRTRRGRPEHLPAGVRGEARRGPAGQPALTPWWVSGLLVVIVNLAFNCWSISSRHVLLQEEVAELQGQVQRTEVARGRLGKRNSDLLLMVDTHKKQIDQKEADYGRLSRRLQAREGLGKRCEGDKVKLRNNVAYQMADIHHLKEQLAELRQEFLRQEDQLQDYRKNNTYLVKRLEYESFQCGQQIKELRAQHEENIKKLADQFLQEQKQEVPKVQSNDGKELGINDHVIPNNIPNIAENAANEEPSSNHIPHGKEQIKRIGDAGMPGIEENDLAKADDFPAALKKPPVLGSPHESHQAISHLPTGQSISANMAPGSHVNHNGNPDMSKQNPSNPLQHLIPDSNLVREPKIQTDVLKQPTKDRVSDFHKLKQSRFFDENESPVDLQHGSKLADYNGDDGNVGEYEADKQAEEEDGDGGEEDVQEEERDLQIDPADYGKRFNDVL from the coding sequence ATGAGGCAAACAATTaacaaatgggacctcatgaaacttcAAAGCCATTGTACATTAAAAGAGGCCATCAGCTCCTCCTCCCGCGGGCCGCGGGGTCCGCGCACCCGCCGAGGGAGGCCTGAGCATCTGCCCGCAGGTGtccgaggcgaggcgaggcgaggcccCGCGGGACAGCCGGCTTTGACCCCATGGTGGGTTTCGGGGCTGCTGGTGGTGATCGTCAACCTCGCGTTCAACTGCTGGAGCATCTCCTCCCGTCACGTTCTGCTTCAGGAGGAGGTGGCCGAGCTGCAGGGCCAGGTCCAGCGCACCGAGGTGGCCCGCGGACGCCTGGGGAAGCGCAATTCCGACCTCTTGCTCATGGTGGACACACATAAGAAGCAGATCGACCAGAAGGAGGCCGACTACGGCCGCCTCAGCCGCCGGCTGCAGGCCAGAGAAGGCCTGGGGAAAAGATGTGAGGGTGACAAGGTTAAACTACGGAACAACGTAGCTTATCAGATGGCAGATATACATCATTTAAAGGAACAACTGGCTGAGCTTCGCCAGGAGTTTCTTCGACAAGAAGATCAGCTTCAAGACTATAGGAAGAATAATACTTATCTTGTGAAGAGGTTAGAATATGAAAGTTTTCAGTGTGGACAACAGATCAAGGAGTTAAGAGCACAACatgaggaaaatattaaaaagttagcAGACCAATTTTTACAGGAACAAAAGCAGGAGGTCCCCAAGGTTCAATCAAATGATGGAAAAGAACTGGGTATAAATGATCATGTAATACCTAACAATATTCCAAACATAGCTGAGAATGCTGCAAATGAGGAACCCTCAAGTAATCATATTCCACATGGGAAAGAACAAATCAAACGAATTGGTGATGCAGGCATGCCTGGAATAGAAGAGAATGACCTAGCAAAAGCTGACGATTTTCCCGCTGCTTTAAAGAAGCCCCCTGTTTTAGGTTCTCCACATGAAAGTCATCAAGCAATCTCCCATCTCCCAACTGGACAATCTATTTCAGCAAATATGGCTCCAGGTTCACATGTAAACCACAATGGAAATCCTGATATGTCCAAACAGAACCCTTCCAATCCTCTTCAGCACTTAATTCCAGATTCAAACTTGGTGAGAGAACCCAAAATTCAAACAGATGTACTGAAGCAGCCCACCAAGGACAGAGTCAGTGATTTCCACAAATTGAAGCAAAGCCGATTCTTTGATGAGAATGAATCCCCTGTTGATCTGCAACATGGCTCTAAACTGGCGGATTATAATGGGGATGATGGTAACGTAGGTGAGTATGAGGCAGACAAGCAGGCTGAGGAAGAAGATGGTGATGGTGGAGAGGAAGACGTCCAAGAGGAAGAACGAGACCTTCAGATTGATCCTGCAGACTATGGAAAACGTTTCAATGATGTCCTTTAA